The DNA window ggtgttaatgctgctataCTGTTGctcaagcattggtgttaatgctgctgtactggtgctcaagCATTGATGTTAATTCTGTTGAAGTTCAGTGGTTCTCCAAAAGAGGAGACCCGACTTAactcatgtttgtttgtttctatgatCTGAATCTGGTGCGTTTATTTGCAACAGAATGACATTTCAGAAAGAAACCAGTGAAATAAACTGCTGTGTGTCACATGTGGTATATACACAGAGAGAAGATGATACGCTGTGTTGAGTGGTAGTGACGAGTGAAACAGCAGTGAGATGGAACACTCAGATAACAATGTGTTCCTGTTTGTGGTCAAAGAAGCTTATTTTTGCATCTCTTAACTCTCTGTTATTCTGTGTAATTTAGTTAGTCTGTAATGCAGTGGTTTCTGGTGTGGATGGAGATGTCACTGGGGCATGGAATGCGGTTGCCAATGGTAACCATCAAGCGTCTGTAGAGGTAGCGTTGGAGTGGATCAGAGATCAGCTGTGCCCCATGTTGCATGGATCTAACCCCACCCAACAAATACACCTGGACAAACAACTcaggtagacacacacacacgtggacaCGCACAGAAAGTTTGTCAGTAATAATTAtgctaaattgtgtgtgtatgtgtgtgtgttgcagcgaTTTCTACATGGCTCGTTACCTTGAAGACCAAGATCGCCGTaacagagaaaagaaagctGAGGAAGAAGAAACGATTGAACCAACACCTGACACCAACACCGTTCAAGCACCAGATTCAAGCAAAGGCAAGAAGGAAGCACAGAAAGGTAGAGTGaagattatatttaaaaactCTTGTATCTAGTAACTAACATCCTggagcattggtgttaatgctgttgtattgttgttgatgctctagcattggtgttaatgctgttgtattgttgttgatgctctagcattggtgttaatgctgttgTATTGGTGCgctagcattggtgttaatgctgctgtgtTGGTGCACTAGCATCGGTGTAAATGCTGTTGTATTGTTGTTGATGCTCtggcattggtgttaatgctgttgTGTTGGTGCTCTTCcactggtgttaatgctgctgtgtTGGTGCTctagcatttattttaatgctgcTGTGTTGGTGCTctagcatttattttaatgctgcTGTGTTGGTGCTCGAGCATTTTTGTAATGCTGTTGTGTCGGTGCGCTAGCATATTTTTAATGCTGTTGAGTTGGTGGTCTACCATTTGTGTTAATGCTGTTGGGTTGGTGGTCTatcattggtgttaatgctgttgGGTTGGTGCCCtggcattggtgttaatgctgttgGGTTGGTGCCCtggcattggtgttaatgctgttgGGTTGGTGCCCtggcattggtgttaatgctgttgGGTTGGTGCCCtggcattggtgttaatgctgttgTACTGGTGCTGTAgctttggtgttaatgctgttgTGTTGCTGTTGATGCTGCAGTATTAATGTGGATGTTCTACTGTTTGTATGGATGTTATGTAGGTAAGAAAGGCAGCGCCCCAGAGAAGCCGCTACCTCCTCCTGAGAAACCGGAGCCAATGTTGCCAGGGGCGATGGCAGTCGGTGCTCTGTCTATGGCACTAGCCAAATCTGCAGCGAGCCTCACAGCCACCCCCCTATACAAACACATCCTCACTCTGAGAGACCATCAggttaacacaacacacacacacacacacacacacacacacacacacacacacacacacacgcacacacacacaaatacacatttacagaattaTTAGCAAGGTTTTAATCAACATACAAAACCAAAGGAGAGAAAACTCTAGGTGCTCGATGTGAGATTAGTTAGCATAAAAATTCTGATTATTTATACATTCCTACTTCCACCTTACTCCCCTTTTCTCTTATTCTTTTTATCTCCACACCTCTGCTGTGATTGtattctcttcttctcttttctgtGGATCTTTCTCAGGCTGGAAGAGTGTTCCTGCCCATGCCGCTCGTGTCCGTGTTGAGCTGTGGGAAAGCGTCAGCCGGAAAGCTCAACCTGCTAGAGGAGGTTATCCTGCTGCCTACTGTACCACACAGAACCAGagaggtacatacacacacacacacacacacacacacacacacacacacacacacacacacacacacacacacacacactacacacctccattattagttttgattttattagtacttttttttagttaagATCATATTACCTTTttgagtgttttcttttttcgattcaatatattttattttatttttagttgtaGTTATGTTCCTTACATGTTCCCTTGTATTTGACTAACTGACTCATTAGAGTGGGGTAAACTAAAAGCAGAAAGCACTGCAttccagagaaataaagtgATCCTTCACAAccagtcataataataataattattattattattattattattattattattattattattattattattattattattattattatcagccATGATTCATGGCAATCCTGAGTTTGACCTTAAACTTTGCTTCCATTCATGAAACCCATGAatatgtaaacagtgtgtgtaaataccTCAAGGAAACATTAAATGCTGTACCGCatactgtattttatgtatCTAAACGTGCCCAGATCATCAGGATGTGCCGTGATGTGCAGAGAGAGATAAGGAGGATAGCTACAGCGGGGAAGTCAGAGGTGAGCTTTCAGTTTTCAAACTCGGATCATCATCGCATGTAAAAGTCCTATATAAAAAGCTTCAAGAAAATACCAggcatgaataaatgaactgaatatCAATGGGTTGCAGTGTAATATCAGAATAATATCAGTCTCTcttactgtttctctctcttcctctctttttgtCTCAGTCTGTGTCAGTGGGGCTTTCAGAAAGTGGCGCTATTCAGCTCGGGCTGGAACGCCCCGAACAAGCTCTCGATCTGTTGATGGAGGCGTGCACAAACCTGGGCCTGCCGATCGGCACGGAGCTCCGGCTGGTGATAAACTGCTCTGCTCATGTACTCATGGACTATGTGAGTGGACACAAGGTCAAAGTTCAACCTCAGTTAAAACAAAGAGGAATggttaatgagaaataaaacgaAAACGCAGACCAGTCACCAAGACTCTCAACTGCTACGTCAATGTCAGCAAGTTTTACATCATTATTACTGAGTAAAGCATTTGTGATGAAGCTCTGCTGCAGAAGGGTCACTTAGTTCAACACTAATCAAACACACCCTTTCTTCAAATTACTGGCAACAAGAAGTATATAAAACTCAGTGGGCTGATCTTTTGAGCTGAAACATCTAGAAACGATTTGCAGCTTTATCTTAACACTCGAGTATTCTCGGATCACAAAAGTGTCGATTTATTAAACAGCATCACTGACAACAGAGCAAGTGATCATTCAAATCACAGCTTAATTCACGTGCTTGTTATAATACAGTGTTGTTTTCTATAGTAAAGTCCTAAACCACATGTCACCATGTTTCCCACCAGAGGAAAGTCTTATGTTGAGTGTAGATTTATGGCTTTAGATCATACTAATTTGCatctaatttgcataaaatgataaaaaaagtaGCCAATTACTTTGTCACGTTTCAGTATGAATGGTTGTACTTCTGGTTTCTAaggtttttaaatgtatttcataTGACCAAATCTCTGATTAACTCAATAAAACTTCTAATTTGTGTTCCACAGTCCAAAGGAAAGTATGAAGTAATGTCAGGGACTCTGAAGTCTCCAGATGAGCTGGTGGAAATGTTTGTGGGTTTGATCAGTAAATATCCAGCTATCGTCGCCCTTGTTGACGCCTTCAGGAAAGAGGTGAGAAAGCAGCTTCACTTTCACTCTCTGCATcatctatacacactgataGATTGTGTCTGCTTTCTCAAATGCTTTGTAGCAAGAATATCACCAGATACGCTATGAGAAGGAATGGGTGTAATATGGTGTGCTTTGGCAACCTAAGATTAGGGTCAGAAAACACTTCATAACAAAACcccataacaaaaaaaaaaagtcgaagcttgtctgatttttttttctttttaattatcaaTAACTGGCAACCTAGAGTTAAGATGACATGATAATGTATAAGTCTCTAAAGAATACAATCTGGcaactcttttcttttttttctgtacaggATGTGGAACAGTGGCAGAAGCTGAGCTCTATTATTGGCCAGTCTTGTTACTTAATAGCAGATGCAGCATACAGACCCTGCCTTTGCTCGAATGAGGGTAAGCCCCGTCCCCCAGGAGTCACATGGGTCACAGTTAGGCACAGAAGTGAGATGACCCTTACCGACCTAATCCATGCTGtcacagagcaaacaggtagccattatttttgttttcaaatcACAGCACACTCCAAGCATTTCTCTGATCATGTAGAAGAGCTACCAACTGCATTACAACACTGCACGAGTGAGATATTGGCCTTGACAAAGAAAAactgtttattaatgtgtggCAGTACACGATGCGTTTATTTAGTGACTGCCTCATCAGGGCCATTGAGGTTTACCCCAGGCTACTCTTGTCTTTACACTTTATAATAGAAAAGAATTAGAAACTAGCACAACAGAAATAATAAGTGTATAAGTGGAATTCAGGAGCTCTGCTAACAGCATtgaaatgaaaaggaaataaaatgggaCGTAGGCATCTTTACTGTGAATGAAAACATGCCAGATGAAAGGCATAATAGGTATAAAATAgataatagatttaaaaaaagaatcagaTTTGACTCCCTGTTTAATATAAAGAGCGACACACAATGTgcacacgtatacacactcaACAGCAGCTGTTAAACAGCCCACATTTACTGAGCTAAACACACATGACTTGCATATCCACGGGATGAATAACTCTCATGGCCACTGCACTGGGAgcgagacagtgagagaaagagacatgtagagaaagagaagatcctTTAAATTAGCTCATTGAAAAGCTTATGAAggacatcagagagagagagaaagagaaagagagagagagagagagagagagagagagagagagagagagagagagagagagttattgaGTGCATTACACAAAGACCTTCATCTTAACGTGTCACACagagaacatactgtatacatgtatgtGATTACTGGCTACAataagtctcacacacacacacacacacacacacacacacacacacacacacacacacacacacacacacacacacacacacacacacacacacacacacacacacacacacacatacattctcaAAATAAACCCTGTACCTCAATGAAAGAGAAACACACCAGTGTTCAATTCAATCTGACTTAAATGTCATAAAACTCTAAGTTATGGCCTAGAGGTACACAATTGTCTTGGGTGTATAAGCAAAAGCTTTCAGGCGGAATTTTACAGAAAACCGGAATTTTACATAtttagagagagattgagagaaagaaaaaagagagagtaagagaaaagagagggagaagagagagagagagtgagaatgaggagagagagagagagagagagagagagagagagagagagagagagagagagagagagagagaataagagagagggAAACTTTGCCCTGATGTTTTCAAATTTCATATAAAAcattgatattaataatatgaCACCAAagtttgggtttatttatttgaagttATCTTCTTTGTACacatatattgtgtgtgtgtgtgtgtgtgtgtgtgtgtgtgtgtgtgtgtgtgtgtgtgtgaagaagaaGAGACCATTCTAGCCATGAGCTGTGAGGAGATTGGTGATGACTCCATGATAGATGTGGTGAGGAAATATCTCAGACATTATCTCTAATTTAAGGTTTTGTCAGCATTTGCATTGCTTGtaaataaactctgtgtgtttgtgtgtgtgtgtgtgtgtgtgtgtgtgtgtgtgtgtgtgtgtgtgtgtgtgtgtgtgtgtgtgtctgtgtctgttcgttcgtgtgcatgcatgtgtgtgtaggctgtAGGTCTGGGTGTATCCTTCATTAAGCTGGGTGGGCTGACTGGAGGTGGGAGGATGAACAAATACAACCGTTTACACAGGATAGAGCAAGAGCTGGAGGAACAGGGCACTCTGGGtaagaaaatctctctctctctctctctctctctctctctctctctctctctctctctctctctctctctctctctctcagactcacacacagttaGTACTGTACATTAACACGTGGAAGTATGTTTTACCACTGACACCCTTCTGAATGAACAGTGCATTCTCTCAGTGGGTGCCTGTCTAATGTGCGGAGGCAAGTAGTTCCATAGCCCAGGGGCAGTAACAGAGAAGGCACGGTCCCCTCAAAGAGCTTCCTCTCTGATTTCCGGGTGTCAAGTAGCATATGATCAGTTGACCTGAGTGAGCAGGCAGGAATGTAGGGGTGAAGCAGTTCAGTGATGTACGACAGGATGAGGccaattaaagattaaaaaaataaataaaggaactTTACAATAAACAAGCCAGGATGGCATGGCATAACAAAGGCATGGATTACCATCTCATTTTTTGCCTGGGTACCAGAGGCCTTATTTTTTACCAATCCCCTTAGATGAAAGAAACTAGACTTCACCACTGCTCCAAATTGGCTGTACAATTTAAGATCCATGACCGTTTACAAATGGAGATTAGTTATCGTTGGTCTAAGACATAGGTGTCAAACTCAAGACCCGTGGGCCACATCCGGCCCGGCGTgcaattatatttggcccgcgagatcattttatatagatctattattattgttattaatgacCCGGCGATGTGAAGCGCTGataacacacaaactacagatCCCATAATGCAGCGCAACAGCTGCCTCGCCGAACGATAGGTCGATTAAGTCAAGCGTCTGTTGCTGTATACAACCCTACTGTAAAGAcaaagctagcccctaacaatggagaaaagaaaagttgaTTCTGAAAACCGAGCCTTTCAAAACCGATGGGAGGCTGAGTTTATGTTTATTGACATTACCGGTAAACCTGtgtgtcttattattattttttgccttAAAAGCacaaattgtatttatattcCAGTGTTTTTTGAACCATGTTCATATATTGAATTTGTATGATTTTGACAGGAGATATTTTTATGAAGAGccaaatatttaaagtttaagtttattttttataaaatggcacaagagcaaagaaaatttaatgttttgatttgttatttttacttttgcggaaaagcataattttttttgcgGCATGTTTATACTTTTTGACAAGGGATATTTTGGTGGAGAGCAAAGTATTTTAAGTTATACAAAGTTTAAGTTTACTACTGCCTTGTTATCATTAATTTGTAGGAAGTTCAACGCCATCCAAGCTTTATTGTCATCAAGACATGAGAAACCCTTTACCGGCTTTACCGGTATATAGATCTGCATAGCAATGGAAGGAGATCCCATGGTGCCTGAGGATAAATCCCAGAAGAAGCAAATAAATTAAGAAGAGTAAGGCCCTAGAATCGAGCCCTGTGGAACCCCATAGGACAAAAGAGCAATGGATGATTCAATACGAGCAAGACCCACAAAAAAGTTCTGTTTGTTAAATAGGACCGAAACCACTCTAAAACAGGGCCACGAATACCCACAATTTGATCTAGATGAGATATTAGAATGTGGTGGACAACTGTGTCAAAAGCAGCAGTTAAGTCTAGCAGGACGAGGATCACAAAGTCACCAGCATCAGATGCAATGAGGATGTCATTAAAAACCCAAAGCTGACTCTGTGCTGCGCAATGTTTTAAAACCGGATCGGAAAACCTCCAGGATGTCGTGTTCATCCAAAAAAGATTTCAGTTGTAAATTAGACAGCTGAAGATAGCTAGCACAGTGTGTCCGAGACCAGGTTTCTTAAAATGTGGTTGTACAATTGCTTGTTAAAGATGTCCTATGTCCAAATGTCCTATACAAGGACCTCTTTCCCTCTTACATCTTCCTTACATCTtcatgacttttatttttaactattctcttattatattatattattaccttttacaaaaaaaaaaaaaaaaaagacagatgcaCCGGGCCATCTATCTTTTCTAATCAAGTCTCTAGTCAGAATGAAGGGAGGAGGAGATACATGAGCAAACAACATAACGGAGAagtgaaggttttttttgtgtgtgtgtttaattagcAGGTATGCGAAAGGTGAAGCTGCCGTGTGAAAGCAGGCCTGAGCAGGAGTTAACACCGACCGAACAGGCGACATGATTACGCACCACATTTCACCTTCATCAGCACGTCAGAAAAAACGAGTTTTCCCtgaaa is part of the Tachysurus fulvidraco isolate hzauxx_2018 chromosome 12, HZAU_PFXX_2.0, whole genome shotgun sequence genome and encodes:
- the eno4 gene encoding enolase 4 isoform X1 is translated as MSFKGFVSCNSKISKVDKDFYDLKNKAAEFYRANGVPEKLETVLNQMFVSKPNDVYGYLANYFSSLSHTPVISAVVGREVYDARGEAALQVEVYCIVRNEEKLVCNAVVSGVDGDVTGAWNAVANGNHQASVEVALEWIRDQLCPMLHGSNPTQQIHLDKQLSDFYMARYLEDQDRRNREKKAEEEETIEPTPDTNTVQAPDSSKGKKEAQKGKKGSAPEKPLPPPEKPEPMLPGAMAVGALSMALAKSAASLTATPLYKHILTLRDHQAGRVFLPMPLVSVLSCGKASAGKLNLLEEVILLPTVPHRTREIIRMCRDVQREIRRIATAGKSESVSVGLSESGAIQLGLERPEQALDLLMEACTNLGLPIGTELRLVINCSAHVLMDYSKGKYEVMSGTLKSPDELVEMFVGLISKYPAIVALVDAFRKEDVEQWQKLSSIIGQSCYLIADAAYRPCLCSNEGKPRPPGVTWVTVRHRSEMTLTDLIHAVTEQTEEETILAMSCEEIGDDSMIDVAVGLGVSFIKLGGLTGGGRMNKYNRLHRIEQELEEQGTLAGMRKVKLPCESRPEQELTPTEQAT
- the eno4 gene encoding enolase 4 isoform X3, which translates into the protein MSFKGFVSCNSKISKVDKDFYDLKNKAAEFYRANGVPEKLETVLNQMFVSKPNDVYGYLANYFSSLSHTPVISAVVGREVYDARGEAALQVEVYCIVRNEEKLVCNAVVSGVDGDVTGAWNAVANGNHQASVEVALEWIRDQLCPMLHGSNPTQQIHLDKQLSDFYMARYLEDQDRRNREKKAEEEETIEPTPDTNTVQAPDSSKGKKEAQKGKKGSAPEKPLPPPEKPEPMLPGAMAVGALSMALAKSAASLTATPLYKHILTLRDHQAGRVFLPMPLVSVLSCGKASAGKLNLLEEVILLPTVPHRTREIIRMCRDVQREIRRIATAGKSESVSVGLSESGAIQLGLERPEQALDLLMEACTNLGLPIGTELRLVINCSAHVLMDYSKGKYEVMSGTLKSPDELVEMFVGLISKYPAIVALVDAFRKEDVEQWQKLSSIIGQSCYLIADAAYRPCLCSNEGKPRPPGVTWVTVRHRSEMTLTDLIHAVTEQTEEETILAMSCEEIGDDSMIDVAVGLGVSFIKLGGLTGGGRMNKYNRLHRIEQELEEQGTLGMRKVKLPCESRPEQELTPTEQAT
- the eno4 gene encoding enolase 4 isoform X2 gives rise to the protein MSFKGFVSCNSKISKVDKDFYDLKNKAAEFYRANGVPEKLETVLNQMFVSKPNDVYGYLANYFSSLSHTPVISAVVGREVYDARGEAALQVEVYCIVRNEEKLVCNAVVSGVDGDVTGAWNAVANGNHQASVEVALEWIRDQLCPMLHGSNPTQQIHLDKQLSDFYMARYLEDQDRRNREKKAEEEETIEPTPDTNTVQAPDSSKGKKEAQKGKKGSAPEKPLPPPEKPEPMLPGAMAVGALSMALAKSAASLTATPLYKHILTLRDHQAGRVFLPMPLVSVLSCGKASAGKLNLLEEVILLPTVPHRTREIIRMCRDVQREIRRIATAGKSESVSVGLSESGAIQLGLERPEQALDLLMEACTNLGLPIGTELRLVINCSAHVLMDYSKGKYEVMSGTLKSPDELVEMFVGLISKYPAIVALVDAFRKEDVEQWQKLSSIIGQSCYLIADAAYRPCLCSNEGKPRPPGVTWVTVRHRSEMTLTDLIHAVTEQTEETILAMSCEEIGDDSMIDVAVGLGVSFIKLGGLTGGGRMNKYNRLHRIEQELEEQGTLAGMRKVKLPCESRPEQELTPTEQAT